One segment of Solanum lycopersicum chromosome 1, SLM_r2.1 DNA contains the following:
- the LOC543986 gene encoding glucan endo-1,3-beta-glucosidase A precursor (The RefSeq protein has 1 substitution compared to this genomic sequence) produces MAFLSSLLASLLLVGLLIQITGAQPIGVCYGKIANNLPSDQDVIKLYNSNNIKKMRIYFPETNVFNALKGSNIEIILDVPNQDLEALATPSNANGWVQDNIRNHFPDVKFKYIAVGNEVDPGRDSGKYARFVGPAMENIYNALSSAGLQNQIKVSTATYLGLLTNTYPPRDSIFRDEYKSFINPIIGFLSRHNLPLLANIYPYFGHADDNVPLPYALFKQQGLNDAGYQNLFDALVDSMYFATEKLGGQNIEIIVSESGWPSEGHPSATLENAMTYYTNLINHVKGGAGTPKKPGRTIETYLFAMFDENRKDGKPSEQHFGLFKPDQRPKYQLKFD; encoded by the exons ATGGCTTTTCTAAGTTCTCTCTTAGCTTCCCTTTTACTTGTTGGGCTTCTAATCCGAATAACAG GAGCGCAGCCTATCGGAGTATGTTATGGAAAAATTGCCAATAATTTACCATCGGATCAAGAtgtcataaaattatataattcgaATAACATCAAGAAAATGAGAATTTACTTTCCAGAAACAAATGTCTTTAATGCCCTCAAAGGAAGTAACATCGAAATAATTCTTGATGTCCCAAATCAAGATCTTGAAGCCCTAGCCACTCCTTCAAACGCCAACGGTTGGGTTCAAgataatataagaaatcattttcCGGAtgttaaattcaaatatatagcCGTTGGAAACGAAGTTGATCCAGGTAGAGACAGTGGTAAATACGCACGATTTGTTGGTCCAGCAATGGAAAATATTTACAACGCGTTATCATCAGCAGGGTTGCAAAATCAAATCAAGGTCTCAACCGCGACATATTTAGGGCTTTTAACCAACACCTACCCACCTAGAGATAGCATTTTTCGCGATGAatataaaagtttcatcaatcCCATAATTGGATTTCTATCAAGACATAATCTTCCACTTTTAGCCAATATTTACCCTTATTTTGGCCATGCTGATGATAATGTTCCTCTTCCTTATGCACTTTTCAAGCAACAAGGGCTAAACGATGCAGGATATCAAAATCTTTTCGATGCCCTTGTGGATTCAATGTATTTTGCTACTGAGAAACTTGGAGGACAAAATATTGAGATTATTGTATCGGAAAGTGGTTGGCCTTCTGAAGGACACCCTTCCGCTACTCTTGAAAACGCGATGACTTATTATACAAACTTGATTAATCATGTGAAAGGAGGGGCAGGAACACCAAAGAAACCAGGAAGGACTATAGAAACCTATTTATTCGCCATGTTTGATGAAAATAGAAAGGATGGAAAACCAAGTGAGCAACATTTTGGACTCTTTAAACCTGACCAGAGGCCAAAGTATCAACTCAAATTTGATTAA